The Amaranthus tricolor cultivar Red isolate AtriRed21 chromosome 2, ASM2621246v1, whole genome shotgun sequence genome contains the following window.
taataataataataataatgttatgggtaacattttatttgtttatttatttatttcttatatttatattaatccTGTAAAATTACTTTTATGCCCCTTTGACTTTAATTTTCGTTGACCTTGATCCCTTGTTGACCTTGACTTACAGTCCACAAGCTTATATGACTTTTCCTTGCCCGCAGAGTAAAACTACCAATAACCCTAACTACTGGTCCAACTTCACTCACTTCCACTACCCACTATGTCATCCATGATCCTCCTAAGATAATCACCCATTACTCCCATCACCTTCATGATATCCCATGATTCCTCTATACCAAGACTATTATAAATACCTCTTACAAAAGATAGTTATTCTTTTAAGTTTACACATTGTCTACCGAAACTCTACCCAAATTTACAATCATACTCTCGATTAACAGACCCAATTACAAAATCCTCTCTCTTCAATCATCTCTATAATTGTTAATCTTGCATTCGTTATAGTGTCGTTTCTTGATTTCTACCTCCGCAATTGACTTGACCGTCGGAGGGGCTTTCAGGGAGATCACCCCCGAACAAACCTAACACGTTGTGGTGCAGTGATTACAGTTACTTCTGTGGAGGGATTGTGTCACACTTCCAGATTGTTAACAATTGACTTCTATAGCGCTTCATCTTCGAGTACTTTTTAAGTGTCTCTTTCGCTTCCTTGTTTCATCTCTGAAACAGTTTGTCGTCGTCTATGGGGAGGTGTTATAAATACTTAACTCGAACAATAATCCATGGCTCCCAAGAAGAATCCTACACAAACTGCCGATGTGCACAGTACAGATATAGATAATTCAGCGGGTCAAGGAAACAATCAAGCCCTGACTCGCCGAGATTTGGACATACTGACACATAATCTCACCAGTTCCTTCACGGGCCATTTTAAGGGCCAATAACACTGCCTCCCGGCATCAGGTATAGGCCGGCATCGCAAATCAGATCAAAAATCTCAAAGAACGGATCGAACCAAGTAAAGATGCCTCAACTCCCAAAAAGTCTAATAATGGGGACACAAAAATGCCACGCTCCGGCAAGAGGAACAAGAGGAGAGAAAGGTCAAAACTTCGCAAAAGTCTGATTAAAGAGAAATTGGAAGAACAGGGTGAGTCTAGGTCTGAGACCCAAGACGCATGAAAATATCTAGAGAATAAAAGGCTAAGACAATCAGAGAGTGTCCAATCATTGGTGGATAAAAAGCGGGAGGAGAGGAAGATGATGCGGCTCATCGAATATAGTCAACTAGTTAGCCCCATCAAGACTCCGCAAGCGGACTTTAGCCGGGGCGGCCCCCTTAAGGCCCCCATGATGCTAAAATCCCCGCTATCCGCTGAAGTTTTAACCACTCCCAACTCGACAAAGATTAAAGTTCTAAACATGACTGCTTTTGATGGAACCATATGCCCAGAGAGCATATAATGGCGTACAAAAATTTAATGCTACTGTACACCACCAATCCAGCGTTATTGTGTAAAATCTTTCCAACCACGCTAACTCGTCTTGCATTAATATGGCATACTTCGCTTCCGGTTGGAAGCATCAATATGTTTGTTCAGTTGGGTCAGGTTTGATTCCCTCATGTCCTATAATGAATCCTAAGAAGCTCACTTCTCTCATCAAGAAACTACATTTCTCTAGTTTACCATATAGTTTTTGTTGTCTAAGCACCTCTAACAATTGCCTCAAATGTAACATGTGTTCTTGTAGTTGTTTGCTATAAACAAGGATGTCATCCAGATACACTACTACGAACTTACCTGGGAAAGGTCTAAGAACTTCATTCATGAGTCTCATAAAGGTGCCTGGTGCTCCTGTGAGTCCAAAAGACATAACTAGTCATTCATACAACTCATACCTAGTCTTAAAAGCAGTTTTTCACTCATCTCCTGCCTTCATCCTGATTTGGTGGTATCCACTCCTAAGATCCAGCTTACTAAACCACTGAGCTCTTGCCAACTCATCCATCATGTCATCAATTCTTGGTAATGGAAACTTGtattttattgtaatgttgttAACACTCCTGCTatctacacacattctccaagtTTCATCTTTCTTAGGTACTAAAAGGGTGGGAACAACACATGCGCTCAGGCTTTCTCTAACATATCCTCTATCCAACAGCTTTCGAACTTGTCTTTGTAACTCTTCAGCTTCCTTAGGGTTAGTTCTATATGCTGGTTTGTTTGGTAGAGAGGCTCCTGGAATTAAATCTAGTTGGTGTTCAATGTCCCTTATGGGTGGTAGTCCCTCAAGTAGTTCTTCAGGGAACACATCAATGAATTCTTGAATCAGTGGTTCTACCTCTTTAGGCAAGAGATATTCCTTTAAGCCAACTTCCTTAGTGAACAAAATCCAGCCTTGTCCCTCTTGTTGTTTCtctttaatgtaaattttccaACTGATCAAATTTATAGGATGTCTATTCTTAGGTGGAGGTATAGCTTTATGTGGAGGTAAAGGTATTAAGTCTTTCAACATCCCCTCATGTTTCAAAGTACACACATTAGTATACCCATTTTGTATAACCCTCAtgtcatattgccaaggtctaCCCAAAAGAATGTGACAGGCATCCATGTCCAAGACATCACACAAAACCTAATCATGGTAAGACCCTATAGTCAAACTAAGGAGACTTTGCTTAGTTACTGAACCACTTGCCTTATTATCTAGCCATTTGAGCTTATAAGAATGAGGGTGAGTTTGAGTGGCAAGTTTTAACTCTTAAACTAGATCCTGGCTCACACAGTTAGTTTCACTTCCCCCATCTATAATAAGGTCACAAAATTTGTCCTTAATCCTGCATTTAGTTTGAAAGATGTTCTCTCTTTGATCAGATTTCTTGGTTCTAGGTCATCATCTGCATCAGATGTATACTGGGTTATGACTCCTGATTCTTTTTGAATGTAAGTGCCATCAGGATCCTCTTCTACATTTAAGGGTCCTATTTCTTCCTCTTTTCCATCAATAGTAACTAGCATAATCCCTATTCTAGCCTCTCTCTGATCTCATTCCCTTCTTGCATAGTGAAAGCTCTGTTGTTTGGGCAATCATTTTTGTAATGGCCATGACCATGACCATGGCACTTAAAACACACTACATTCTTATTAGGTACTATACCTTTCCCTTTAGGTTCCATACTAGTGTTATTCTTAGGATTTGACACAGAACTAGAATTCATAGGGTTTGACGATTGAATGTTCCTAGTGTATGTGTGTCCCTAAGTTAATGCAGGTTTTCTCTTTGAATGTTGTTCTAACAACAGAGCATGATTTCCTGCTAAAGCAACTATGAGATTGGGAATTAAGGCAATCTTAATTCTCAAGTCTTCTCTTAACCCAGCCAAAAATTCTCCAACTCTCATTTCCTCGGAATTAGTGATATCACACAACATTGACAACTTCTCCAATCTTAGATGTAACTAGCTACAGACCTGCTTCCTTGAGTAAGGGTGTTCCATTGGACAGAAAGTTGTTTGTAATTTGGTAGGAACGTACTTCCTTCTAAGatgtttctttaatttttcccaAGTATCTATTCTAGCCATATTCTCCTTCACCCTTTGCCTTTGTACACCTTCAAGCCAAATAGCAGCTAGTTTGGTCAGTTTTACCTAAGCCATTTTGTATTGTTTATCCAAGGGTGTGTCTCTATACTCAAAAATCTTTCAAGGCTATTCTCCCAGTCAATATACTCTTCTGGATTCAAAGATTGACCATCAAATTCAGCCACATCTACCCTAAGGGTTTTATCTTCGtgatttttattattctgtGCCCCATCATTATTTTGATTTCTCTCTGTGTTTTAATAATCCTGCCTCAGTCAACAATTTGTGTGATGCATTGCACAGCGTCCTCTACTATACTATTTCTTTCCTCAACATTCATATTTTTAAGTATGGTATACAGAAGCAACAATTAGATACACAATGAACACAAAAATACAATCAAGAACCTTGACTTTCCTCTTGTAAATTCAGAATCAATAGGAGAAAAACGAAATTTGAGTTATTCTAATCAACCTTTTGACTACAAAAGACTCAATTAAAGATACATGAACAACTATATGCAATATTTCTCCTCTACAAAGAAAATCCCAAAAATTCTTGCTAGATTTGTAACAGACATGCAAATGAAACCTCCTCTGATGTTCTTGGATAACCATGCCCTCTCAGAACAtggctttgataccaatttGGACTAAAATAGGATTGATTGTTCTCTTACAATCTCAGATAGCACAGAGAACAATCAAGAAACTAGTCTTGATCTTCAATTTGTGCACAAGGTTGTAGAAAAACAGTTGTGTCTGAGATGTTTAACACAGGCTTGTTGATTGATGATATTGAATTTCTTGTATTGGCTTCACTCACCAACACATTCAATTCCTCAATGAATGACTAAGTTCACTCCCTAATCAAACAATGGTTGTGATCTTGCTTCACGCACAAGATCAAAGAATGCTTCATTCACTCTTATGAGAGGAAATAATTCCACAATTATTATTGAGTCTCAAAAACGGAAATCTACAATGATAGTTTGCCTATATATAGGCTTTGGACTTTAAAAGAAAGAGGGGGGAACGAGAAACCGGAAGGACCAGTCATCTAACAATAGACTACAACTTAGGGATATTCTAAGAATTCCTTTCCCTTAATCATGTGACAACTAAACAACCTCAAGCCACTGAAGTAATACTCTAGTGCCTTCTGTTTGTAGACCATGAAGGGTGCCTCTGTGGGAATCTTTAGCCTCAAAATCCTTGAGTTCATCCAGGTTATGAATGCTCAGCTTCTCCATATGTGTAGCCCAATCTAATATCAGGTTCCCTCTTGAGCAATGCACTACTCATTGGCTCAAATGCACTACTCATAGACTCAGTAGTACTTAAGTCAAGTCCATTTTGTAGTTGTTGCTTAGATTGTTGTGATTGTTGTTGGTCCCTAGTGTATTCAGTGTCTCCTGAACCAATCATATTTGGTTCATACACTCAAAACAGTCTTTtaaacactattttcttttcATATACTTGGTCCAGCAAAAATTTCTTAGCCAACAATCTCGcttacaatatttcaaaaagGCTCAACTGGTTTTACAACGAGACTATAAACAAGTAGTCAGCTATTGACTAGCAAAAGATAGGCTCGCCACATATGTTACATTCAGTTTAGTTGAAAATTTCCAGGCTTGTAGAGGACAATGGAACAGAAAATCATTTAACAACCCATATATATGTAAAAGAAAAATTGGagaacaattaataatattattattataataaaaaaaggatGAACGGTTACTATTAATGAATTAAGCTCTATATTCGTTTGGTAATTAGTCTGAGaataaatcaatacaaaaacaaaatacCAAAAGCAAATTAGTACCAATTTCAGTTTGGTATAAACTTACAGTACATTAGCAACAGTAAAAAGAAAAGCAAATTTGTTCAAACTTCTAAAAAACAATTTGTTCATACAACCAAAACGTGTGCAATTTAATGAACTAATAAAAACTTTCACGTTTTTCATCATATTGCTGAAGTGCCTTCACGGTCATTGGGGAGCAAATTTGTTCAAACTTATAAAAAACACAACAATTGGATGACATAACAAATAATGTATAATAAACTAATGGAAAGCTTTCACCTCTTCATCAAAGTGCTTAAGAAGTGCCTCCACAGTCATTGGGCTGTGATCATTTTTGTCTCTTACCCTCACGGTTACCTGCATCCATCATCAACGGATATGAAGTTTTAGAGTAGTATATGTATCTAACACTAATTTAGAAGTTCAGTAAACAAGTAttacattttaaattgtaaattttaactattaaattatacatgaaaattttgaaaatgataaaatttacaatgtcattctcaaattctcaattttaactactttaaataCAATGGTGGAATTCGAGATAGTTATGGGTCCAAGACCCTATTAAACCCgcctctattttatttttaaggtcTAAATCTAATTTGTTTAGACCCGACGAATTCAATTTCAGTTTCGAGTTCAATAAAACATTAGTGGGTCCAAGCCTAAGCCTAGGATTTTCAGACCAGACTCGCCCCATACCTCTCTGGACTCATTTAAAACCCAAACCCACTACATTCATTTCGCCAAACCCAACTTACTACACGatctaaaatcaattttaaattcattcaaaacctatttttatatttattttgactcACTTTAGATTTCAATACGACCTAATGACTCGTTTTAGTACTAATGAAATCCATAAAAtgcaaaaatgtttaaatttgaataattatatcaaGACCCATTTAGGATCTTCTTAATACTATAGACCCATTAAACCCGACAAATCTTGGTTCGAGTCCCAAAGATCAAACTCTAAGGATCAATTCTGGATACATGTCCATAAATAGTTAATCAGTCTGAGTTCGGGTCTGATTAGACTCGACACATAGATCATCTCTAGCATCAAATTGACtcaaatacaaatttaaattgtTTTCGATTTGCCAAACACTAAGTCtaatttccaaatgaaattataatTCTCAAACATAACAttcaagaattaaaaaaaaaagttgcgCAAACCAGACATGAAACTATCCTATAATATTCTTAGACCGTAGTGTAATTagataattaagaaaatttaaaaatagataATATAAACTTTCATATTGACAGTTCATAAGGCTATACAGAAtccatttttaatttgaaaaaaaaaaaaaaagaaaacaagtttcaactcaataaaaaacaattgcaaaagATTATTGAGAAGAAGGCATACCACTCGATTTTCAGCATCTTTCTCCCCAACTACTAGTATATAGTTGTACTGTGATAGCTGAGCTTCTCTTACCTAAAAGGTCAAAATTTTGAACATATTACTTCACATTTTCATGATTAAATTCCTTTAACACTagattttataataatagtcaacGTCATTTCACCATCGGAGCAACACCATTTCTTGTCTAGCAACATTGTCAATTGGAATTTCAAACATGCAAATCAAAATTGTTAACCAAGAGTTAAGATTAAAACCATCGTATTCATTATTTCTTGCATCAACATTTTGATCACCAAACAAAAAAGTCTAACATACACCCAACCAAATAGCTACGAACATACAACATATACTTCTATGTGACATGTAAAAAACACTGCTACATTGAAACCATTGACCATAGCACACTGATCATTGTTATTTGATAATCTTATTACTTTGAACTTTGATTCTATCTTAAAATAAGGTGTCGTTTGTTTGCACGTAAATTTCATAGGAATTTAAATTTCTAGAAAGTTCATAATTTGAATGTTGTTTATCAAAATTAACTATAACCACGAGAATTTACAATCCCTAAAAAGTGTAACTTTTTGCACTCCATAGTAATCTACTTAACATACTCACCCTATGATGATTTCAAATTCCTGTGATACTAAGGTTTTCTTTTATCAAACAAACAACTTTTTTATAATCCTAGAAATTTAAAAGcgaaattaaatttttacaaatgaaaattttcatagGAATTTACTTCCTAtgtcaaaaacacaacttcttagtttttaatttgaaaattaaacatgaatCTACAAATgaaataatacatatatatggaATAAAATACTAACGCTTgcgtatttataattttatctttaaaacTTTAGTAAAAAGCATTTCATGATCAACCACAAGTCATTAGCTTTGAAAGTTTCAATGAAAGGTTTTCAGATACGAAATTATGTATCAGAAGCAACAAAAAATACCTCTAGCGGTCctcaaaacatttaaaaaaaacataacattTTTCTGTTAATGTTAAGACTTGAACACAGCCACAAGCAGTGTGCATCAAAGGACAAAGATGAGCAATTATTATGCTAATCACATTCAAATTAAAAGGAACCGTGTCAGACCATCGAAACAGTCTCCATAGACTCAGACACTAGTACTATGCAAGGTATTTCAGTGTGCAAGTTAAACACATTTACTGCAATCTTCGATAGTAGCCTCTTGCAAGGTAACGTTTGCTTACATCAAACATTTGTAGTTAGACCCTTATTTGGATCCTTGTTCAGCAAGAATAGTTTGTCCACCAAATAGCCTTTTTTCTAGTAGCAAAGGTCTGTTTGTCACAAGAATGGCTCACATACTGATTTCGGCATCGGAATATATGCACAACTGTTATTACCAGTGACACAGTGTACTTGTACAAACTCAAGCTCAAGTTTTTCCTTTTTGGATGAAGGGAGTAACGTCAAACACAAGTTAAAGAAGGATTCAATTGAATAGGTATAAGAGAGAAAGATACAGCTGAATAATTTAACTACTGCCCCCCCTTTCCTCACAAAGAGGTTGAATCTAATTAAAATTGCAAACATCATTTGCAATCTCACATACTTCCTATGGTTCAAATTAGTTGCTACACTTCTTATTTTCACGCTATGCAACATATTATTTTGATCCTTAAAGTGTTTAGTTGCgttgaattaaaaattaaaaaaattggatgTAATAAAAGTATGCAtagagacgaatcaaacaagataccacatgactatattttttcttatgtacAAAGAATAAGTAAAACAATATTTGATTGATCAATAGTAGTTACTATTCAAGTGTAGCAACTTTAAACCGATGTAGCATATAATACTCAAATGAACAAAAGAACACCAAAAACAAGctcaaataaacaattataaaataatatttaccttcttgttgattgttttATCACTAGTATCTATGTCAACAAAATAACCAGCTTTGTGGATCTGATCAGACACCTGTAAACATTTTGAAGGGGCATGTGAGGAAAAGGACTTGAACTCTTATAGGAACGAGAGAAATATTTATACCTAAGGAATCCCtatgaagtaaaaaaaaaatacaaaataactgACTCGTAATAAACTTAAGCCAAGTGATAAGTGAGCACCTAAAGCAAAGTACACAGAATGAAATGATTACAGTATGATCTCCAATACCTCATGAGCATAAGCTGCAGATTTTTCAGAGACAGTGCATACAATTGCTTGACGTGGACTAAGCCAAAAGGGCCATTTTCCTTTATAGTGCTCCAAAAGAATTGCAAACATACGTTCCACAGAGCCAAGGATGGCACGATGGATAATCACAGGTCGCTCCCTTTTAGCTTCATCCTCTGCTGAGTAAGACAAATTGAATCGCAAGGGGAGTTGAAAATCCAACTGCATCCATATCAATAAGTTTAGACAGCCGCATGCAGCATACCAATCTTCTACAATAATATTGAACCCATAAACAACAAACCTGTAATGTTGCACATTGAAATTTCCTCTTCAAGGCATCAGAAACACTGATATCAATCTTTGGTCCGTAAAATGCACCATCTCCTTCATTTAACTGCAAcatatattaataaaagaatTCATCAATAAGAGCATTGAACATGCATACAACTAAGAAAAATTAATCCATGCTTTTTACTCAAAACATGGCAGAGACAAAAACTCTCACAGATTTACATGTAAAGATAAGGAGCTTGTCAAACAACACACTCTTTGTTTTATGACAAAGGTATTTTTAAAGAGAGGAACGAACCAACCAACAACAATCAGCGACTAAATAtgacaaaattttcaaaagacaATATATTCTCATTAGGGATAAAGTTTttagaagaaaacaaaaatctAGGCATGACAGTGATTAGGTGCACAAAAAAGGTTTAAAGAAGTTGTTGAATCAATGGCATAATGTGTCAACAAGTGGCAGATAGCTTTGTGAAATAAAGAAAGTGGCTTGTGGAGGAAGACAGAGATGCAGCAGTTTAGAAGAGAGATCCACAAATagatacataaataaaaaaagatgtgCGTCAATTTGTTGTTATTGAATCTCTTTTAATATGTTTCATAACTCAATTTGGTGGTTTACCTCCAAAAGCAAGTAGCTATGGAAACTTTGTTTTCACCTGCTAGTATTAAcgcaaaatcaaatcattttctcttttccatTCTCAAATAGctataaaattagtaaatatcGGTGAACAAATAGTTTCATTGACTTATTAAGTAAAGAGGGAGGGGGAGCATTCAagattctaaataataaatgattaatttaaaAGGTTGGAATTTCACCTGCCATGGTTTACCAAACTCATTCAATGCTTCTGTAAGAGCAGCCTCAGCCTTGTCCCAAATCTCTATTTCTCCAAGGTATTTCTCTGGTCTCTAATTTtatgaaatgaaaaaagaaatccAAAAACACAGCGTTCAACACCATCCAGTTTTAAGAGGATCAAAGAAAACTCATGATAAAACATGAAAAGAGCAATCAACTTTAAGACAATCTGAATCAAAGTAAAAGCATGTGCAGAAAGCTCTCATGTCACCACTCATCAGTATAAGTCTGTATACTCCTGTATTCAACAAAGAAGACTTTAAAGGCATTTTTACTCTTCATCTCCTCCTAAAGAATCAGGTCACCCTCGGTAATCTTTTGCAATGAAGGTGATTTCCATTGGCGGGAGAATGCTGGGAAACACAAAAATGCACTAACAGAGGCATATTACAGCCAGTACCAGGATTTCCAAAATTGAAATCCCACTTGCCCAGAACCCAACTAAATAAGTTATAAACAAACATTTTCCAGGTAGAAGTACATAAAAAAATGCAGAAATGAGCTATACAGGCCATTAAGGGGGCACGAAGCCCCAACAACTTATTCACACACACCACTAAAACAGTCCTTTAGAAGAAACACGTTAAATCAGGGTCCTTGACATAGAACATTGTTCGAATTTGAGTCTTTGGACAcatcaatcaaaagaaaaaagcaGCACAACAAAAAATACGGtgataaaacaaatttatttagAATATCAGCTAAAAGAACATAAAAAACAGCAGACTATCAATGATATTCTCAGAGACTGCCTCAAACTGTTCTTATGCATCATTAATATAAAAGCTAAAGTACCTTTTCTATGGGCTTAGATATAAAAGCTATAATGTGCATCAAACTATGGAGGGGATCCTTACTTCCCTAACATTATTGTAGGAAAGTTCggttatttattttgatattctGATGTGACTTAGGCAACGTCAGCCATAGACCTAGAAATAGTGGCAATGAAACAACACTAGGATTACTCTCCAATCTGTATTCAAATTTAATGAGAAATgagttattaattttcaaatttaattttcatatttaattttcaaatcagATAATGACTCATAATTCAGTCACTCCAGCCTGTTTGTATAACACTCCATATATCATATGACCATCCAAATGAAAGCCACCGAAATAATGCAATGAAATATGGATTTCCTTTTATCTTAGTCCAACATCATTCATTAGCCAAGTATTGCATTGAGAACTTCCCTTAGAATATGCAATGCATATCAGCAACTGATATTGGAGGATGAAATTGGCTGATGtgcactttaaaaaaaattctttacaAACAAGTGAAACAAATTAACCCAAATCCAATTCTAAGGAATCATATCCTCAAATTTCTCATGCTACTCTAAATTTAATCCAAACCTTTTTCTATGTCCATAACAGATTGACGACAACACAACTAAACTCATGATGTCAATCCATCTCACCATCTAGTTAGCGAGAAATAACTAGTAGGAAAATACAACTATGTTTAAGAGAGGTGAGGTTCAAGGAATACGGCAACAAAGTTATGTGATGGGCACACTTGGCACTTAAAATTGTGTTTCTGTTTTGACACTGAATGGACTAGAACTAACGGTTCGCCACTTCTCATTTGTTCAAAACAATCTTACCTAAAACCTAATAAAActacatttaatttttaaaaaagggtTAAAGATATACAAAAGCAAATCATTTTTCTACACAACCAAACATCTCCTTTTCTTGGAGCTCTAGTAATCTAGCAAAAGGATTATGTTAATTGTACAACTGTAAAGCTGAGAGGACCaacataataaatacaaaaccTAATTTAGAGAAACGAAAGAGAAATTTTCCTAAAAGCATTAAAATATATGATTAAAAACTACTATTGATAAAggaatatgaaaaaaataaaataaaaaataagataagatTTTCCTACCGTAGACAGCTTTAGCTCAAAGCTAAAGCCAAATTTTCCATACACGTAATTGATAAAATCAAGTCCAGCCCTGACTTCATCTTTTACCTGAAGATTTACTAGCATAAATTAGTTATTCAACTCAACCGTAAGTAAAAAAACTTCTGGTAAAATCTTCAACAAATCCTAACACTTACTTGACCTTCCCTGCAGAAGATATGAGCATCATCCTAAAACACCAGAAACTTCAAATTGTGAGAAACAACACAATTGCTCACAAGCGACTATAAAGAGAAATAAGatagaaaaaaaaggaaatgtaTAGCAAGAAGGCAACACTCGCATGCAATTTTAAGCCAAGAATTTATGTAACATCCAAAAGGACATGACGTATAGAATAGCACTCCCTCTGTCccaaattagttgcaacataTTCCCATTTGGATCACCCAAAATTAATTGCAACATTTccttatatattaaattaccgCTATTTCAGATTATTCAAGCTATATCCCATCCTAATTTATTCTATCAATCCTAAAACTTCAAAAAAAGGGCATAAACCTTATGTTGCAACAAATCTAGGACATAGGAAGTACAATAAGCAATGGACACAGCTCACTGGGTCATATAAATATACATGTAGGcgcacacaacacacacacatacatatgtGATACATATCATAGGAGAACCACATAGTCGCGTTTTGGCTACACCTCCCTCTTTCCTCAAGTCCGACTTTTTTCTTCATGGCATAGAGTATATTTGCACCTCTCTTTTTTCCAGAATACATAACGTTGCATGATACTGTTCTATGCAAATTGCTTTACCTGCTGAAATCTTCTTACACGAGTGAGTCCTGTGAGTGCTCCACTAGCCTCATTCCTGTGCAGCACTCCAAAATCCGCAAAGCGCATTGGAAGTTCTGCATATTATTCAAATTGTGAGTTGAAGCTAGGAGCCAAAACTCAGCAGTCAAAACTCACAAGGTCATACTTTGGTCATTAAAGATAAGCtttaaaagaaacaaaacataTTATATATTCTCACACATGTCAGATACATTTGAGAACCATAGCACATGATTGAGAACTAAAGCATTACATAACATGCACTACTTAACTCTATTGACTTGTAATAAGGATAACAGTTAACTTggtgagaaatacttaaaatataatcagGAAATAATTTCCTATAAAATTGTATACTCCTAATTAATACACTTAATGCAAATCAACAAAGATTATGATTCTAGAAATCAATTTCCACATCAATTGTGACAATCATTATGATCTaacaaaatatatcaaataataccTCTGTAGGAACGAACTCTATGCTCAAACATCAAACAATGCCCTGGA
Protein-coding sequences here:
- the LOC130805585 gene encoding uncharacterized protein LOC130805585 gives rise to the protein MLVTIDGKEEEIGPLNVEEDPDGTYIQKESGVITQYTSDADDDLEPRNLIKERTSFKLNAGLRTNFVLCDVLDMDACHILLGRPWQYDMRVIQNGYTNVCTLKHEGMLKDLIPLPPHKAIPPPKNRHPINLISWKIYIKEKQQEGQGWILFTKEVGLKEYLLPKEVEPLIQEFIDVFPEELLEGLPPIRDIEHQLDLIPGASLPNKPAYRTNPKEAEELQRQVRKLLDRGYVRESLSACVVPTLLVPKKDETWRMCVDSRSVNNITIKYKFPLPRIDDMMDELARAQWFSKLDLRSGYHQIRMKAGDE